A window from Nitrospira sp. ND1 encodes these proteins:
- a CDS encoding ScpA family protein, whose amino-acid sequence MDQPELPYQVKIENFEGPLDLLLHLIKKNEINIYDIPIALIAQQYLDYLSVMKELNLAVAGEFLVMAATLLHIKSRMLLPVDEVAVDEEDGPDPREELVRRLLEYKQFKEAASQLDYKERLWRDVFSREPGPPVEVKKDESLLDEISLFDLVDALQGVLSRHPGKRLVEIIPDNLTVRTRMSAIIEALELHESMAFTALFEESSHRLVVIVTFLALLELIRIRVVRVFQSETFGAILVSRAFSAVAEGELVEESEWKNL is encoded by the coding sequence ATGGACCAACCTGAACTGCCCTACCAAGTCAAGATCGAGAATTTCGAAGGTCCTCTCGATCTCCTCTTGCACCTCATTAAGAAAAACGAAATCAACATCTACGATATTCCGATTGCGCTGATCGCGCAGCAATACTTGGACTATCTGTCGGTGATGAAGGAATTGAACCTGGCTGTGGCCGGTGAATTCCTCGTGATGGCGGCGACCCTGCTGCATATCAAGTCACGGATGTTGTTGCCGGTCGACGAGGTGGCGGTGGACGAGGAGGACGGCCCCGATCCGCGCGAAGAACTCGTCCGGCGACTGCTCGAATATAAGCAGTTCAAAGAGGCGGCTTCGCAGCTGGACTATAAAGAACGTCTATGGCGGGATGTGTTTTCGCGCGAGCCCGGTCCGCCGGTCGAGGTCAAGAAAGACGAGAGTCTGCTCGACGAAATTTCCCTCTTTGATCTGGTTGATGCGCTGCAGGGGGTCTTGTCCCGCCATCCAGGCAAGCGACTTGTTGAAATCATTCCGGACAACCTCACGGTCCGCACCCGTATGAGCGCCATTATCGAGGCGCTGGAACTGCATGAATCCATGGCCTTTACGGCGCTGTTCGAGGAGTCGAGTCATCGGCTTGTGGTGATCGTGACCTTCCTGGCCCTGCTCGAATTGATTCGAATCAGGGTCGTGCGCGTGTTTCAGAGTGAAACTTTCGGGGCGATTCTTGTCTCGCGTGCCTTCTCAGCGGTTGCGGAAGGGGAGCTAGTGGAGGAGTCTGAATGGAAGAACCTATGA
- the scpB gene encoding SMC-Scp complex subunit ScpB, whose translation MEEPMSPGVEEAIEESIEVRDPVDEPTASLDAVEVVPESGKGVVHDMAAPAADSALSDMRALKGILEALLFVTAEPIPVTRFLALLGAVTKQDVDQALASLAQDYEQEGRGLQLAEVAGGYRIVTKAEFAPWLKRLEKVKSPSKLSRSALESLAIIAYKQPIVRAEVEQIRGVETSGVIRTLLERKLVRIVGRKEEPGRPIMYGTTKFFLEHFGLRDLSQLPPLREFKELGESEQAMLPIDEVVAVDGEPVTQSTEAVVEGLSEGMDEPVALLEPADEAGQTSESLVLENEAGGDLVVADIAEES comes from the coding sequence ATGGAAGAACCTATGAGTCCCGGCGTGGAGGAGGCAATCGAGGAATCGATCGAGGTGCGGGATCCGGTTGACGAGCCGACTGCGTCACTCGATGCGGTTGAGGTGGTGCCGGAGTCGGGCAAGGGCGTTGTCCACGACATGGCGGCCCCGGCGGCCGATTCTGCGCTGTCCGACATGCGCGCACTGAAGGGTATCCTCGAGGCCTTGCTCTTTGTGACTGCCGAGCCTATTCCGGTCACACGGTTCTTGGCATTGCTCGGAGCGGTTACGAAGCAGGATGTCGATCAGGCGCTCGCGAGCCTTGCTCAGGACTATGAGCAGGAAGGCCGCGGGCTGCAGTTGGCTGAAGTGGCCGGCGGTTACCGGATCGTCACCAAGGCCGAATTCGCCCCGTGGCTCAAACGGTTGGAGAAGGTAAAGTCTCCCTCGAAACTCTCGCGCTCAGCCTTGGAATCCCTGGCGATCATTGCCTACAAGCAGCCGATCGTTCGCGCGGAGGTCGAGCAGATTCGAGGGGTCGAAACATCAGGGGTTATTCGGACGCTGCTGGAGCGAAAACTCGTGCGCATCGTTGGCCGCAAGGAAGAGCCGGGCCGCCCGATCATGTATGGGACGACCAAGTTTTTCCTCGAACATTTTGGGTTGCGCGATTTATCTCAGCTGCCGCCGCTTCGTGAGTTCAAAGAGTTGGGCGAATCTGAGCAGGCGATGTTGCCGATTGATGAGGTCGTGGCAGTTGATGGAGAGCCCGTGACGCAATCTACAGAGGCGGTCGTCGAAGGGCTGTCCGAAGGCATGGATGAGCCTGTGGCTCTTCTTGAGCCGGCAGATGAAGCGGGGCAGACTTCAGAGTCACTCGTTCTGGAGAATGAGGCCGGAGGGGACCTTGTAGTCGCCGATATCGCGGAAGAGTCCTGA
- a CDS encoding 6-bladed beta-propeller, with the protein MIKAWLLDEMFRFDRRYLTAEGSQSEWGAGDSVAEEEDLPPAPTGVAAQAGNGRVMITWDAVPEAMYYNLYFMTTKGVQIKFSELTRPIASAEDFKTVIGVTKEKGTCIEGAQSPFMHDDLANGTCYHYVVTVVTQKGESPESQEVMAIPAPYLIAKIIGQEGVEDGEFSSPTGIAVDKDGNIYVADTDNHSIQKFDKDGKFLGRWGGEAGSAEGGFYYPRGLTTNSDGQVYVADTGNNRVQRLDTDGNPMKAWGKFGFAWRGADMNKFDAPWGVTTDQDGNIYVTDTNNARIQKFKGDGTPLLKWGRDGSFDGAFFFPRGVAVDFVGNTYVADEGNNRIQKFDTRGSFLTKWGREGSGPGQFKAPWGVTCDALGNVYVVDQGNHRIQKFDGNGTFLCAWGNRGKTEGQLNFPSGVAVDKEGAVYVVDSGNHRVIKYVPTDEELDRGKAERERAQAVSEYPIPRNLAIKPGDTETFLSWMDVPGAVSYNLYFHTSANLTQEGGTKIEGVTSPYNHSGLTNDQAYYYALTAVYEDGTESGLSDEVSATPVLIDITAPQTPYAVINHGAFMTNSPEIVVTISATDLDTGVAAYYISENPMTPMAGTPGWVEVPPAIKFGATIPFILSPGDGQKTVIVWFKDLGNNISTPASATILVNTSGYLCVSKWGKPGRGASLLHGGEFMAPMYGLAIDQQGSIFVVDNGNNRIQKFDRTGNFIILWGNFGAANANFHNPTGIACDAKGDVYVVDTNNHRVQKFDGKLGGYLMKFGSRGNGEGQFNAPWGIAIDRVRGYIYVVDSANFRVQKFDMSGEFIMSWGSFGNGDGQFYFPRGIAVDQADGTVYVVDMGNHRVQKFDTSTNVLPQLLTKWGGSSEAGHASSPLAQEAGQLRSPWGIAVDGQGDVYVTDTGNHRVEKFDREGNFIAQWGGFGGGDGQFNFPYGIVVDSRGSVFAVDSGNTRVQQFMPADEGSERLQEEADAAAELGQVDKTTRV; encoded by the coding sequence ATGATCAAGGCTTGGCTGCTCGACGAAATGTTTCGGTTTGACCGGCGGTATCTCACGGCGGAGGGAAGTCAGAGTGAGTGGGGCGCCGGGGACTCCGTTGCTGAGGAGGAAGACCTGCCTCCTGCACCGACTGGGGTGGCCGCTCAAGCTGGAAATGGCCGGGTGATGATTACCTGGGACGCTGTGCCGGAGGCCATGTATTACAACCTGTATTTCATGACCACCAAGGGCGTGCAGATTAAATTCTCCGAACTCACTCGCCCCATCGCCAGCGCGGAAGATTTCAAAACCGTCATCGGCGTGACCAAGGAAAAGGGGACATGTATTGAAGGTGCGCAGTCGCCCTTCATGCATGACGATTTGGCAAACGGAACGTGCTACCACTATGTCGTGACCGTGGTGACGCAGAAGGGGGAGAGCCCCGAATCTCAGGAAGTCATGGCGATCCCGGCTCCCTACCTCATTGCCAAGATCATCGGGCAGGAGGGCGTGGAGGACGGCGAGTTCAGTTCTCCGACTGGTATTGCGGTAGACAAGGACGGCAATATCTACGTGGCCGATACCGATAATCACTCCATCCAGAAATTCGACAAAGACGGAAAATTTCTCGGTCGCTGGGGCGGCGAAGCCGGCAGCGCAGAAGGCGGCTTCTATTATCCGCGCGGACTGACCACGAATTCGGACGGGCAGGTGTACGTCGCCGATACCGGAAACAATCGCGTGCAGCGCCTCGACACCGACGGCAATCCCATGAAGGCCTGGGGTAAGTTCGGGTTTGCCTGGCGTGGGGCCGACATGAATAAGTTCGACGCTCCCTGGGGTGTGACCACCGATCAGGACGGCAATATTTACGTGACCGATACCAACAACGCCCGCATTCAAAAGTTCAAGGGCGATGGAACCCCGTTGTTGAAGTGGGGTCGGGATGGAAGTTTCGACGGGGCCTTTTTCTTCCCGCGCGGTGTGGCCGTGGACTTCGTCGGGAATACGTATGTGGCCGATGAAGGGAATAATCGCATTCAGAAGTTCGATACCCGCGGAAGCTTTTTGACCAAGTGGGGCCGTGAAGGAAGCGGTCCCGGCCAGTTCAAAGCCCCCTGGGGCGTGACCTGCGATGCCTTGGGCAATGTGTATGTCGTCGATCAGGGCAACCACCGCATTCAAAAGTTCGACGGAAACGGGACCTTCCTCTGTGCCTGGGGAAATCGTGGAAAGACCGAGGGCCAGTTAAACTTTCCCTCCGGCGTGGCCGTGGACAAAGAAGGGGCGGTGTACGTCGTCGATAGCGGTAACCATCGGGTCATCAAATACGTGCCGACCGATGAAGAATTGGACCGTGGCAAGGCGGAGCGCGAACGTGCGCAAGCCGTCAGTGAGTACCCGATTCCCCGCAATCTGGCGATCAAGCCCGGAGATACCGAAACATTCTTGAGCTGGATGGATGTACCTGGGGCGGTCTCCTATAATCTCTACTTTCATACTTCGGCCAATCTGACGCAGGAAGGCGGCACCAAGATCGAGGGCGTCACCAGTCCGTACAATCACTCGGGATTGACCAACGACCAGGCCTACTATTACGCGCTGACGGCGGTCTATGAGGACGGCACGGAGAGTGGATTGTCGGACGAAGTGTCCGCGACGCCGGTGCTGATCGATATCACGGCTCCTCAGACGCCGTATGCGGTGATCAACCACGGCGCGTTTATGACGAACTCACCTGAAATTGTCGTCACGATTTCCGCCACCGACCTCGATACCGGCGTGGCGGCGTACTATATCTCAGAGAACCCGATGACCCCGATGGCGGGAACGCCGGGCTGGGTCGAGGTGCCGCCGGCGATCAAGTTCGGCGCAACGATCCCCTTCATTCTGTCTCCTGGGGACGGGCAGAAGACCGTCATCGTCTGGTTCAAAGATCTTGGAAACAATATCTCCACCCCGGCGAGCGCGACGATTCTCGTCAACACCTCCGGCTATCTTTGTGTCTCCAAGTGGGGCAAGCCTGGTCGCGGTGCGTCGTTGTTGCACGGCGGCGAATTCATGGCGCCGATGTATGGCCTGGCCATCGATCAACAGGGGTCGATCTTTGTCGTGGACAACGGGAACAACCGTATCCAGAAATTCGATCGCACGGGGAATTTCATCATTCTCTGGGGGAATTTCGGCGCCGCCAATGCGAACTTCCATAACCCGACGGGTATCGCCTGCGATGCCAAGGGGGATGTCTACGTGGTGGATACCAACAATCACCGCGTGCAGAAGTTCGACGGGAAGCTGGGCGGCTATTTGATGAAGTTCGGATCGCGAGGGAACGGCGAAGGCCAGTTCAATGCCCCATGGGGTATCGCGATCGATCGGGTGCGCGGATACATCTATGTCGTGGATAGCGCCAACTTCAGAGTGCAGAAGTTCGACATGAGCGGAGAGTTCATCATGTCATGGGGCAGTTTCGGCAACGGCGACGGTCAATTCTATTTCCCTCGCGGGATCGCCGTAGATCAGGCCGACGGCACGGTGTATGTCGTCGATATGGGTAATCACCGCGTGCAGAAGTTCGATACCAGCACCAACGTATTGCCGCAGTTGCTCACCAAGTGGGGCGGCAGTTCCGAGGCCGGCCATGCCAGCAGCCCGTTGGCGCAGGAAGCCGGACAGTTGCGCTCTCCTTGGGGCATTGCCGTCGATGGTCAGGGCGATGTGTACGTCACGGATACCGGCAACCATCGTGTCGAGAAGTTCGACCGTGAGGGCAACTTTATCGCTCAGTGGGGTGGATTCGGCGGTGGTGACGGACAATTCAACTTCCCGTATGGCATCGTGGTGGATTCCCGGGGGAGTGTGTTCGCCGTTGATAGCGGAAACACCCGGGTGCAGCAATTCATGCCGGCGGATGAAGGCAGCGAGCGGTTGCAGGAAGAGGCGGATGCCGCCGCAGAGTTAGGGCAGGTCGATAAAACCACGAGAGTGTAG
- the guaB gene encoding IMP dehydrogenase, translating to MLEKEIRLGLTYDDVVLVPAKSQVLPSEVDTRTRLSRNIQLNIPIVSAAMDTVTEARLAIAMAQEGGLGIVHRVLSPTDQAAEIDKVKKSESGMILDPITISPDQTIRDAHDLMARYRISGIPVTKSGKLVGILTNRDLRFETRMELKVSQVMKRDKLITAPEGTSLEKAREILHEHRIEKLPVVNKQFELKGLITIKDIEKRIKYPNACKDAHGRLRVGAALGVGPDTADRVALLVKAGVDVVVVDTAHGHSQAVLDTVKMVRKAHPKLDIIAGNIATAQAAKDLVKAGVDAVKVGVGPGSICTTRMVSGAGMPQLTAIADCARALAGSGVPVIADGGIKYSGDITKALAAGASVVMLGSLLAGTEEAPGETVLFQARTYKVYRGMGSIGAMERGGGDRYGQGGRPTPKLVPEGIEGRVPYKGLLAPHIYQMVGGVKSGMGYCGCKTIPDLQQKATFIRQTVAGLREGHVHDVIITKEAPNYRTDWE from the coding sequence ATGTTAGAGAAGGAGATTCGGCTCGGGCTCACCTATGACGACGTCGTCTTGGTACCGGCTAAATCACAGGTCCTCCCGAGCGAGGTCGACACCCGTACTCGCCTGTCTCGAAACATTCAGCTGAATATTCCCATCGTCAGCGCGGCCATGGACACCGTGACTGAGGCGCGATTGGCCATTGCAATGGCGCAAGAGGGTGGACTCGGCATCGTGCATCGTGTGCTCTCTCCTACCGATCAGGCGGCTGAAATCGACAAGGTGAAGAAGTCTGAGAGCGGGATGATCCTGGATCCCATTACGATTTCGCCGGATCAAACCATCCGTGATGCGCATGACCTCATGGCCAGATACCGGATTTCCGGTATCCCTGTGACCAAGTCGGGTAAATTGGTCGGGATCCTCACGAATCGAGACTTGCGTTTTGAGACGCGAATGGAACTGAAGGTGTCGCAGGTGATGAAGCGCGATAAGCTCATCACCGCTCCGGAGGGAACCAGCCTCGAAAAGGCCAGGGAGATTCTGCACGAGCACCGAATTGAAAAGCTGCCGGTCGTCAACAAGCAATTTGAACTCAAAGGCCTGATCACGATTAAGGACATTGAGAAACGGATCAAGTATCCCAATGCCTGCAAGGATGCCCACGGTCGTTTACGGGTCGGGGCGGCTTTGGGGGTGGGACCCGATACCGCAGACCGGGTGGCGTTACTGGTGAAGGCCGGTGTCGACGTGGTGGTCGTGGATACGGCGCATGGGCATTCGCAGGCTGTGCTGGATACGGTCAAAATGGTGAGAAAAGCACATCCTAAGTTGGACATCATTGCCGGCAACATTGCGACGGCCCAGGCGGCCAAGGATTTGGTCAAGGCCGGTGTGGATGCGGTGAAAGTAGGCGTAGGACCTGGTTCGATCTGCACGACACGCATGGTGTCGGGCGCAGGCATGCCGCAGTTGACGGCGATTGCAGACTGCGCCAGGGCATTGGCGGGATCGGGTGTTCCGGTCATCGCCGATGGGGGGATTAAGTACTCCGGCGATATTACGAAAGCCTTGGCGGCCGGTGCCTCGGTGGTCATGCTGGGCAGTCTGCTGGCAGGAACGGAAGAGGCTCCCGGCGAAACGGTGCTGTTCCAGGCACGTACTTACAAAGTGTACCGCGGCATGGGTTCGATCGGGGCCATGGAACGGGGGGGCGGCGATCGATACGGTCAGGGCGGACGACCGACACCGAAATTGGTTCCTGAAGGCATTGAGGGACGGGTGCCCTACAAAGGCTTGCTGGCTCCCCATATCTACCAGATGGTGGGCGGCGTGAAGTCCGGCATGGGCTACTGCGGATGTAAGACCATCCCGGATTTGCAGCAGAAGGCGACGTTCATCCGCCAGACAGTGGCCGGTCTCCGCGAGGGGCACGTGCACGACGTCATCATCACCAAAGAAGCTCCCAACTATCGCACCGATTGGGAATAG